In a single window of the Apteryx mantelli isolate bAptMan1 chromosome 11, bAptMan1.hap1, whole genome shotgun sequence genome:
- the LOC136993004 gene encoding olfactory receptor 14A16-like gives MSNSSSYTEFLLPAFADALELQLLHFSLFLGINLAALLGNGLIITAVACDHHLHTPMYFFLLNLSLLDLGSISTTVPKSMANSLWRMRAISYLGCAAQVFFFFFFCSAEYYLLTVMAYDRFVAICRPLHYGTLMGNRACVKMAAAAWASAFLNALLHTGNTFSIPLCQGNIVEQFFCEIPQILKLSCSDSYLREAGLIVFSVCLFFGCFIFIVLSYVQIFTVVLRMPSEQGRHKAFSMCLPHLAVVCLFISTAFFAYLKPPSLSSPALDLVVAILYAVVPPAMNPLIYSMRNKELKDALRKLVHWVQCQHQ, from the coding sequence atgtctaacagcagctccTATACCGAGTTCCTCCTCCCGGCATTTGCAGACGcgctggagctgcagctcttgcacttctcgctcttcctgggcatcaatctggctgccctcctgggtaacggcctcatcatcacagctgtagcctgcgaccaccacctccacacccccatgtacttcttcctcctcaacctctccctccttgacctaggctccatctccaccactgtccccaaatccatggccaattccctctggagaaTGAGGGCGATTtcttacttgggatgtgctgcccaggtctttttcttctttttcttttgctcagcagagtattatctcctcacagtcatggcctatgaccgctttgttgccatctgcagacccctgcactacgggaccctcatgggcaacagagcctgtgtcaaaatggcagctgctgcctgggccagtgcttttctcaatgctctcctgcacactggaaacacattttcaataccactctgccaaggcaatattgtggagcaattcttctgtgagattccccagatcctcaagctctcctgctcagactcctacctcagggaagctggacttattgtgtttagtgtctgtttattctttgggtgtttcatcttcattgtgctgtcctatgtgcagatcttcactgttgtgctgaggatgccctctgagcagggacggcacaaagccttttccatgtgcctgcctcacctggccgtggtctgcctgtttatcagcactgcattttttgcctacctgaagcccccctccctctcctccccggctctggatctggtggtggccatTCTGTACGCGgttgtgcctccagcaatgaaccccctcatctacagcatgaggaacaaagagctcaaagatgcactgaggaaactcgttcattgggtacaatgtcagcaccagtaa